Proteins from a genomic interval of Zingiber officinale cultivar Zhangliang chromosome 2A, Zo_v1.1, whole genome shotgun sequence:
- the LOC122041425 gene encoding uncharacterized protein LOC122041425: MSIEVIEISSSDEDGEEEFEEKVKTKLMANRSTGGASSGAKQYSIWGSKRVEEPWEWDEYEEEEYEYEEDEVEDDDDDDCFILPNNPSLGDQLDLSRRLTLDSPPLSDDVAIIAERGKVACRDYPHSRHLCGNYPFIKTPHKSHCQKCYCYVCDEPAPCDRWEKHCEASDKHILWNDMRRDHRAARQKVKPES; encoded by the exons ATGTCGATTGAGGTGATCGAGATCTCTTCCTCCGACGAAGACGGCGAAGAAGAGTTCGAAGAGAAAGTGAAGACTAAGCTCATGGCGAACAGAAGCACGGGAGGGGCTTCTTCGGGGGCAAAGCAATACTCGATCTGGGGATCAAAGAGAGTCGAGGAACCGTGGGAATGGGATGAATACGAAGAGGAAGAATACGAGTACGAAGAAGATGAGGTGGAagatgacgacgacgacgatTGCTTCATTCTCCCTAACAATCCCTCCCTCGGTGACCAACTCGATCTCAGCCGTCGTCTAACCCTCGACAGCCCGCCGCTGTCAGATGACGTCGCGATCATTGCGGAACGAGGCAAG GTCGCTTGTAGAGATTATCCCCATTCAAGGCACTTGTGTGGAAATTATCCCTTCATCAAGACACCCCACAAAAGCCACTGCCAAAAG TGCTACTGCTATGTTTGCGATGAACCTGCTCCTTGTGACCGATGGGAAAAGCACTGTGAAGCATCGGACAAGCATATTTTATGGAATGACATGAGGAGAGACCATCGAGCAGCTCGGCAAAAGGTTAAGCCTGAATCATAG